The following proteins are co-located in the Lagenorhynchus albirostris chromosome 2, mLagAlb1.1, whole genome shotgun sequence genome:
- the BCAN gene encoding brevican core protein, producing MALPSLPLLATLALAWVPAALADALEGDSSEDRAFRVRIAGDAPLQGVLGGALTIPCHVHYLRPPPSRRAAQGSPRVKWTFLSGGREAEVLVARGLRVKVSEAYRFRVALPAYPASLTDVSLVLSELRPNDSGIYRCEVQHGIDDSSDAVEVKVKGVVFLYREGSARYAFSFAGAQEACARIGARIATPEQLYAAYLGGYEQCDAGWLSDQTVRYPIQTPREACYGDMDGFPGVRNYGVVDPDDLYDVYCYAEELNGELFLGAPPEKLTLEEARAYCQERGAKIATTGQLYAAWDGGLDRCSPGWLADGSVRYPIVTPSQRCGGGLPGVKTLFLFPNQTGFPNKHSRFNVYCFRDSGQPSAIPEASDLASDALEAIVTVTETLEELQLPREAVESESRGAIYSIPIMEDGTGGSSTPEDPAEAPRTLLEFETQSIVPPLGSSEEEGKVLEEGETYKDEEEKEEEEEEEEEVEDEALWAWPSELSSLDPEAPLPTEPAPEESLSQASPPVRAVLKPDASPPPYGEPEAPRPPTVLGPPTEALPSPREGNLASPSPSAPVGAREIGKETGSPELSGVPRGESEETGSSEDAPSLLPATRVPEGTRDLETPSEENSGRTVPAGTSVHAQPVLPTDSASHGGVAVAPSSGYCVPSPCHNGGTCLEEEEGVRCLCLPGYGGDLCDVGLHFCSPGWDAFQGACYKHFSTRRSWEEAENKCRMYGAHLASVSTPEEQDFINNRYREYQWIGLNDRTIEGDFLWSDGVSLLYENWNPGQPDSYFLSGENCVVMVWHDQGQWSDVPCNYHLSYTCKMGLVSCGPPPELPLARVFGRPRLRYEVDTVLRYRCLEGLAQRNLPLIRCQENGRWEPPQISCVPRRPARALRPIKAPEGHQRRLLGSWKARLTPPPNPAPGP from the exons ATGGCCCTACCATCTCTGCCCCTGCTGGCAACCCTGGCTCTGGCCTGGGTCCCTGCGGCCTTAGCTGATGCTCTGGAAGGAGACAGCTCAG AGGACCGGGCTTTCCGCGTGCGCATAGCGGGTGACGCGCCGCTGCAGGGCGTGCTGGGCGGCGCCCTCACCATCCCGTGCCACGTTCACTACCTGCGGCCGCCGCCAAGCCGCCGGGCCGCGCAGGGCTCCCCCCGGGTCAAGTGGACCTTCCTGTCCGGCGGCCGGGAGGCCGAGGTGCTAGTGGCGCGGGGGCTACGCGTCAAGGTGAGCGAGGCCTACCGGTTCCGCGTGGCACTGCCTGCCTACCCAGCGTCACTCACCGATGTCTCCCTGGTGCTGAGCGAGCTGCGGCCCAACGACTCGGGCATCTACCGCTGCGAGGTCCAGCACGGCATCGACGACAGCAGCGACGCTGTGGAGGTCAAGGTCAAAG GGGTCGTCTTTCTCTACCGGGAGGGCTCTGCCCGCTATGCTTTCTCCTTCGCTGGGGCCCAGGAGGCCTGTGCCCGCATCGGAGCCCGAATCGCCACTCCGGAGCAGCTCTATGCCGCCTATCTTGGGGGCTATGAACAGTGTGATGCTGGCTGGTTGTCCGACCAGACCGTGag GTATCCCATCCAGACTCCACGAGAGGCCTGTTATGGAGACATGGATGGCTTCCCTGGGGTCCGGAACTATGGAGTGGTGGACCCGGATGACCTCTATGATGTCTACTGTTATGCTGAAGAACTAAATG GAGAGCTGTTCCTGGGTGCCCCTCCAGAGAAGCTGACATTGGAGGAGGCACGGGCGTACTGCCAGGAGCGGGGTGCTAAGATTGCAACCACGGGCCAGCTGTATGCAGCCTGGGATGGTGGCCTGGACCGCTGCAGCCCAGGCTGGCTGGCTGATGGCAGTGTGCGCTACCCCATCGTCACACCCAGCCAGCGCTGTggtgggggcctccctggtgtcaagactctcttcctcttccccaacCAGACCGGCTTCCCCAACAAGCACAGCCGCTTCAATGTCTATTGCTTCCGAG ACTCTGGCCAGCCCTCTGCCATCCCTGAGGCCTCTGACCTGGCCTCTGATGCACTGGAAGCCATTGTCACAGTGACAGAGACCCTGGAGGAACTGCAGCTGCCTCGGGAAGCTGTGGAGAGCGAGTCCCGGGGAGCCATCTACTCCATTCCCATTATGGAGGATGGAACAGGTGGAAGCTCCACTCCAGAAGACCCAGCAGAGGCCCCTAGGACCCTCCTAG AATTTGAAACCCAATCCATTGTACCTCCCCTGGGGTCCTCAGAAGAGGAAGGCAAGGTgttggaggaaggagagacatacaaggatgaagaagagaaagaagaggaagaagaagaagaggaggaggtggaggacgAGGCCCTGTGGGCCTGGCCCAGTGAGCTCAGCAGCCTGGACCCAGaggcccctctccccactgagcCGGCTCCAGAGGAGTCACTCTCCCAGGCATCCCCACCAGTGAGGGCAGTCCTGAAGCCTGATGCATCACCACCTCCCTACGGAGAGCCAGAGGCTCCCAGGCCTCCAACGGTCCTTGGACCACCCACGGAGGCCCTGCCCTCTCCCAGGGAAGGGAACCTGGCATCCCCATCACCTTCCGCTCCGGTTGGGGCAAGAGAGATAGGGAAGGAGACTGGGAGTCCTGAGCTGTCTGGGGTCCCTCGAGGAGAGAGTGAGGAGACAGGGAGCTCCGAGGATGCCCCTTCCCTGCTTCCAGCCACACGGGTCCCTGAGGGTACCAGGGACCTGGAGACCCCTTCTGAAGAGAATTCTGGAAGAACTGTCCCAGCAGGGACTTCAGTGCATGCCCAGCCGGTGCTGCCCACTGACAGTGCCAGCCATGGTGGAGTGGCCGTGGCCCCCTCATCAG gttactgtgtccccagcccctgccacaaTGGTGGGACGTgcttggaggaggaggagggggtccGCTGCCTATGTTTGCCTGGCTATGGGGGGGACCTGTGCGATGTTG GCCTCCACTTCTGCAGCCCCGGCTGGGACGCCTTCCAGGGCGCCTGCTACAAGCACTTTTCTACACGAAGGAGCTGGGAGGAGGCGGAGAACAAGTGCCGGATGTACGGCGCGCACCTGGCCAGCGTCAGCACGCCCGAGGAACAGGACTTCATCAACA ATCGATACCGGGAGTACCAGTGGATCGGGCTCAATGACAGGACCATTGAAGGCGATTTCCTGTGGTCAGATGGCGTCTCCCTG ctcTATGAGAACTGGAACCCTGGGCAGCCAGACAGCTACTTCCTGTCCGGAGAGAACTGCGTGGTTATGGTGTGGCACGATCAGGGACAATGGAGTGATGTGCCCTGCAACTACCACCTGTCCTACACCTGCAAGATGGGGCTGG TGTCCTGTGGCCCCCCACCAGAGCTGCCCCTGGCTCGAGTATTTGGCCGTCCACGGCTGCGCTATGAAGTAGACACAGTGCTTCGTTACCGGTGCCTGGAGGGCCTGGCCCAGCGCAACCTACCACTGATCCGCTGCCAGGAGAATGGTCGCTGGGAGCCCCCCCAGATCTCCTGTGTGCCCCGCAGGCCT GCTCGAGCTCTGCGCCCAATAAAAGCCCCAGAAGGACATCAGAGGAGGCTCCTGGGGAGCTGGAAGGCACGGTTGACACCCCCTCCCAATCCCGCTCCAGGTCCCTAA